In Halobaculum limi, one DNA window encodes the following:
- a CDS encoding PIN domain-containing protein — protein sequence MTTVVLDTNALMMPVECDVRVFEELDRLLDDPELIAPEAVVAELEKLAAGAGEAATAASVGRDLVERCRVVETTESYADDAVVELTSGDSEAEFDGYVVTNDRPLRERLLARGVRVIGLRGANTLAITEP from the coding sequence GTGACGACGGTCGTGCTCGACACCAACGCGCTCATGATGCCGGTTGAGTGCGACGTTCGCGTGTTCGAGGAACTCGACCGTCTCCTGGACGACCCGGAACTCATCGCCCCCGAAGCGGTCGTCGCCGAGTTGGAGAAACTCGCGGCGGGTGCTGGCGAGGCGGCCACGGCGGCGTCCGTAGGCCGTGACCTCGTCGAGCGGTGCCGGGTGGTCGAGACGACGGAATCGTACGCCGACGACGCGGTCGTCGAACTCACCTCGGGCGATTCCGAGGCGGAATTCGACGGCTACGTCGTCACGAACGACCGCCCCCTGCGCGAGCGCCTCCTCGCTCGGGGCGTACGCGTAATCGGTTTAAGGGGCGCGAACACACTCGCGATAACAGAACCATAG
- a CDS encoding DNA-directed RNA polymerase yields the protein MYKRVRLKDTVEVPPEHLADVSRDRVRKLLQDKLEGRMDEDVGSVVSVTEVHDIGDGAVLPNRPGVYYQAEFDAVTFDPDMQEVVDGNVVEVVEFGAFVGIGPVDGLLHVSQISDEYLAYDGENQQLASTESDRTLGVEDPVRVRIVTKSIDERNPRDSKIGLTAKQPGLGKHEWLEADVRRRAEGAPAEGN from the coding sequence ATGTACAAACGGGTACGACTCAAGGACACGGTCGAGGTTCCGCCGGAGCACCTGGCGGACGTGAGCCGCGACCGCGTTCGCAAACTGTTGCAGGACAAACTGGAAGGGCGGATGGACGAAGACGTTGGTAGCGTCGTCAGCGTCACGGAGGTCCACGACATCGGCGACGGTGCCGTCCTCCCGAACAGACCGGGCGTGTACTACCAGGCGGAGTTCGACGCCGTCACCTTCGATCCGGACATGCAGGAAGTCGTCGACGGCAACGTCGTCGAGGTCGTCGAGTTCGGTGCCTTCGTCGGCATCGGCCCCGTCGACGGCCTCCTGCACGTCTCGCAGATCTCCGACGAATACCTCGCGTACGACGGCGAGAACCAGCAGCTCGCGTCGACGGAGTCTGATCGAACGCTCGGCGTCGAAGACCCCGTCCGCGTGCGCATCGTCACGAAGAGCATCGACGAGCGCAACCCCCGCGACTCGAAGATCGGGCTCACGGCGAAACAGCCGGGACTCGGCAAGCACGAGTGGCTCGAAGCCGACGTGCGGCGGCGGGCCGAGGGGGCCCCGGCGGAGGGTAACTGA
- the spt4 gene encoding transcription elongation factor subunit Spt4, which produces MAEDRLACRECHFVNEPDNQTCENCGSSSLTEDWAGYVIITHPEQSEIAPEMNVSQAGSYALKVR; this is translated from the coding sequence ATGGCGGAGGACCGCCTCGCCTGTCGCGAGTGCCACTTCGTCAACGAACCCGACAACCAGACGTGTGAGAACTGCGGGTCCTCGTCGCTGACGGAGGACTGGGCCGGATACGTCATCATCACGCACCCCGAGCAGTCGGAGATTGCGCCGGAGATGAACGTGAGCCAGGCCGGCAGTTACGCCCTGAAGGTCCGCTAA
- a CDS encoding GTP-dependent dephospho-CoA kinase family protein: protein MLTLPDSLRGAFKDPLGPVYTDTERLLSEAGDPIVAVGDVVTYHLRVAGRDPDVAVIDGKTKREAVGEEIAAVLDGGNRRIDVENNPATLSRAMFEALAAALAADEPVVIHVTGEEDLATVPAVVAAPDGASVVYGQPDEGMVLVDVTAESRAHARDLLSRMDGDTAAALSALGVDA, encoded by the coding sequence ATGCTGACGCTCCCGGACTCACTTCGCGGGGCGTTCAAGGATCCGCTCGGGCCGGTGTACACCGACACCGAGCGACTGCTCTCGGAGGCGGGCGACCCCATCGTCGCCGTCGGCGACGTCGTCACCTACCACCTCCGCGTCGCCGGCCGCGACCCCGACGTCGCCGTCATCGACGGGAAGACCAAGCGGGAGGCCGTCGGTGAGGAGATCGCCGCCGTTCTCGACGGTGGCAACCGCCGGATCGACGTGGAGAACAACCCAGCGACGCTCTCGCGCGCGATGTTCGAGGCGCTCGCAGCGGCGCTCGCGGCCGATGAGCCTGTCGTGATTCACGTCACCGGCGAGGAGGACCTCGCGACCGTCCCCGCGGTCGTCGCCGCGCCCGACGGCGCGAGCGTCGTTTACGGCCAGCCCGACGAGGGGATGGTGCTCGTCGACGTGACCGCCGAGTCGCGAGCACACGCACGCGACCTCCTCTCGCGGATGGACGGCGACACCGCGGCGGCGTTGTCGGCGCTCGGCGTCGACGCGTAG
- a CDS encoding 30S ribosomal protein S24e: MDIDIISEEENPMLHRTDVRFEVQHDEATPARLQVRDSLAAKLDKGSDEVVIQELDTKFGMRKTVGYAKVYETAEHAADIEQDYVLERNAITGDEDAEAEEA; this comes from the coding sequence ATGGACATCGACATCATCTCCGAGGAGGAGAACCCCATGCTCCACCGGACGGACGTCCGGTTCGAGGTGCAGCACGACGAAGCAACGCCCGCGCGACTGCAGGTCCGCGACTCGCTGGCGGCGAAACTCGACAAGGGCTCCGACGAGGTCGTCATCCAGGAACTGGACACGAAGTTCGGGATGCGCAAGACCGTCGGCTACGCGAAGGTGTACGAGACGGCCGAACACGCCGCCGACATCGAACAGGACTACGTCCTCGAGCGGAACGCCATCACTGGCGACGAGGACGCGGAAGCAGAGGAAGCGTAA
- a CDS encoding bifunctional N(6)-L-threonylcarbamoyladenine synthase/serine/threonine protein kinase, translating into MRVLGVEGTAWCASAAVFDAETDAVFIESDAYEPDSGGIHPREAAEHMGDAIPQVIETALEHARDEYDDRTGDEPPVDAVAFSRGPGLGPCLRIVATAARALAGSLDVPLVGVNHMVAHLEIGRHRAGFDSPVCLNASGANAHLLGFHDGRYRVLGETMDTGVGNALDKFTRHVGWSHPGGPKIESHAKDGEFVELPYVVKGMDFSFSGIMSAAKAAYDDGVPVEDVCFSLQEHVFAMLTEVSERALSLTGTDELVLGGGVGQNARLREMLAAMCEQRGAEFHAPEPRFLRDNAGMIAVLGAKMAAAGDTIAIADSAIDANFRPDQVPVTWREGESVARVPAPGDADLRGAEATVEIRGAEVVKRRLPKAYRHPELDATLRRDRTVAEARLLASARKAGVPTPLVHDVDVSEATLTMQYVGDCDLAAALTPDRARTVGGHLARLHEAGIVHGDPTTRNVRVESEAERLSLIDFGLGFSSDHVEDYAMDLHVFEQSVQGTARDADPLVDAVEAGYREVGDEEVLARLRGVEGRGRYQ; encoded by the coding sequence ATGCGCGTCCTCGGCGTCGAGGGAACCGCCTGGTGCGCCAGCGCCGCGGTGTTCGACGCCGAGACCGACGCCGTTTTCATCGAATCCGACGCCTACGAACCCGACAGCGGCGGCATTCACCCACGCGAGGCCGCCGAGCATATGGGCGACGCCATCCCGCAAGTCATCGAGACGGCGCTCGAACACGCTCGCGACGAGTACGACGACCGTACCGGAGACGAACCGCCAGTCGACGCTGTCGCCTTCTCTCGCGGCCCCGGACTTGGGCCGTGTCTCCGCATCGTCGCGACCGCCGCCCGTGCGCTGGCGGGGTCGCTCGACGTGCCACTCGTCGGCGTCAACCATATGGTCGCCCACTTAGAGATCGGTCGCCACCGCGCGGGCTTCGACTCGCCCGTCTGTCTGAACGCCTCGGGCGCGAACGCCCACCTGCTGGGCTTTCACGACGGGCGCTACCGCGTGCTCGGGGAGACGATGGACACCGGCGTCGGCAACGCTCTCGACAAGTTCACCAGACACGTCGGGTGGAGTCACCCTGGCGGCCCGAAGATCGAATCTCACGCAAAAGACGGCGAGTTCGTCGAGTTGCCGTACGTCGTGAAGGGGATGGACTTCTCCTTCTCCGGGATTATGTCCGCGGCGAAGGCCGCCTACGACGACGGCGTTCCTGTGGAAGACGTCTGTTTCTCTCTGCAAGAGCACGTCTTCGCGATGCTGACGGAGGTGAGCGAGCGAGCGCTGTCGCTCACGGGGACGGACGAACTCGTCCTCGGCGGCGGCGTCGGGCAGAACGCCCGCCTACGAGAGATGCTCGCGGCGATGTGCGAGCAGCGCGGGGCCGAGTTCCACGCGCCGGAACCGCGCTTCCTCCGCGACAACGCTGGGATGATCGCGGTGTTGGGCGCGAAGATGGCCGCCGCTGGCGACACTATCGCTATTGCGGACTCCGCTATCGACGCCAACTTCCGCCCGGATCAGGTGCCGGTGACGTGGCGCGAGGGCGAGTCGGTCGCGCGCGTCCCCGCCCCCGGCGACGCCGACCTACGTGGCGCGGAGGCGACCGTCGAGATTCGCGGCGCGGAGGTGGTGAAGCGACGGCTCCCGAAGGCGTACCGCCACCCCGAACTCGACGCGACGCTGCGTCGCGATCGGACGGTCGCAGAGGCGCGTCTGCTCGCGTCGGCGCGGAAGGCGGGCGTGCCGACGCCGCTCGTACACGACGTGGACGTTTCCGAGGCGACGCTGACGATGCAGTACGTCGGTGACTGCGACCTAGCGGCCGCGCTGACGCCCGACCGCGCCCGCACGGTCGGCGGACACCTCGCCAGACTCCACGAGGCGGGTATCGTCCACGGTGACCCGACGACGCGCAACGTCCGGGTGGAAAGCGAGGCCGAGCGACTGTCTCTCATCGACTTCGGCCTCGGGTTCTCCTCCGACCACGTCGAAGACTACGCGATGGACCTCCACGTGTTCGAGCAGTCGGTGCAGGGGACCGCACGCGACGCCGATCCGCTCGTGGACGCGGTCGAAGCGGGCTACCGTGAGGTCGGCGACGAGGAGGTGTTGGCGCGGCTTCGCGGCGTCGAGGGACGCGGTCGCTACCAGTAG